The Leptospira dzoumogneensis genome segment TTTATACATTTTTTATGATCCCGGGAAGTTTTGTGATCCTGGTACTTTATATCAATACAACTTCTGACCAAACTCGTTTTCTAAACAGGATCACTGGGATTTGTTTAGGGACATTCTTACTCATTCTTTATTGGATAGGACTCGCTTCCGTTTCCAGGCAAGAAGATACATTCGATCTGAGTAAATTGAGAGAAGCGGAGAATTCGATTTTTATAAAGAAAAATGGCCCAAAAACGGAATCTGCCGCCCGTATTGGAACTCCCACAAAACAGGAATCAAACTCTTCTCCGCATGTAGGAGCTCCTACATCTCCAGACTCCCTCAAAAGATATCCAAGACAGTCCTATGGATACTATGATTCCGTTTTTCCTTCGGAAGCAGAACGTTATTTTGTGGAAGGTAACAAAGAAGAGCCAAGATCCGTATTATATAAATTCGCTTTAGAAGATCAAAAATATGAAGTAAAATTTCCGTACGAAGAATATAGAAACTTTCTTCATACAGCGATCAGGCCTTATTTTTTAATTTTATTCATTACCGTACTCGTGGTCCTTTTTGGGTTCAGACTTTTTTTTAGAGGAGCGATCTGGAATCCTCTCAAAAATTTATTAATTGGAATTGATAAAGTAAACCAAGGAGATCTAAACACAAAGATCCAGGTCCGCATCCAAGACGAGATCGGTTTTCTTACCGATTCATTCAATGGAATGGTAAGTTCCATCCGAGAAGCAAGAACCGCTCTCTCCGTATATGCGGATACATTAGAAGATCAAGTTAAAGACAGGACTTCCAGGCTTACAAAATTATTGGAACAACAACAAGGAGATTATTTTTTAACGTCCCTTCTTCTTAAACCCTTTGGAATAGATACTATCCGGAACGGAAGAGTTTTCATAGAATCATTCACCCGCCAGAAAAAACAGTTTGTGTTCAAAGAACAAAACCACGAGATCGGCGGAGATCTTTGTATGTCCACCAGCCTCAAGATAGGAGGCGCAAATTGTACAGTGTTCATGAACGCGGACGCAATGGGAAAATCGATCCAAGGGGCAGGAGGTGCAATCGTTTTAGGCTCCGTATTCGGTGCAATTTTAAACAGAACCCGGCTCTTCGAAGATAAAACATTAGAGTTAAGTCCTCAGCGTTGGTTGAGATCCGCTTTTTTAGAACTTTCTAAAGTATTTGAAATATTCGAAGGAAGTATGTTGGTCACCGCAGTCCTGGGAGTGATAGAAGAATCCACAGGCAAAACCTATTTAGTTAACGCAGAACATCCTTCTCCTATCTTATACAGGAACGGAAAAGCAAGTCTGATCCCGACCAAACATTTTTTCAATCGTATAGGATTACCTTTCGATCCATCTGCAACATTTACGGTCCAATCATTTCAACTAAAGATCGGAGATTGTTTGTTCTTAGGATCCGACGGCAAAGATGATTTGATAGTAGGTATCCGAGAAGATGGAAGTAAAGAGATCAACGAAAACCAAGAAGCATTTCTATCTAGGATAGAAGAAGCGAAAGGAGATCTGCATAAGATCTACCAAGACATGGAAGAATATCTTACGGACGATATTTCTTTTTTAAAGATAGAATACTCTCTTTCTAAAGAGCCGATTAAAATGAACGGTCAACCTGCAAGACTCGTATCAAAAGAAATAAATTAAAACAATAAGGAGAAAAAAAATGCAAAGTGGATTTTTATTGGAGATAGTTCTCCCGATCTCACTTTTTATAATCATGTTCGGGATGGGACTATCTTTGACACTCAAAGATTTCGAGAGAGTGGCTTTATTTCCTAAAGCAGTATTGGTCGGACTTTTAGCCCAACTTTTACTGTTACCTTTTTTAGGATTTATGGTAGCTACAATGTTCCATCTGGAACCATTGCTTGCAGTTGGATTAATGGTATTATCCTGCTGTCCTTCCGGCCCTACTTCAAATATGTATTCGTATTTGTTTAAAGGTGATGTGGCTCTATCCGTAACATTAACCGCCCTAATTAGCGTGATCAAACCTTTCACTCTTCCATTTTTAACTTACTATTCAATGGTATATTTTATGGGAGAAGGGAAAACGATAGATCTCCCTATTTTCAAAACAATTGTACAACTATTTGTGATCACTGTGCTACCGGTAGGGATCGGAATGGCTGTAAAAAATTATTCTCCTAAATTTGCAGAAGGTTGTGAGAAGCCTGTAAAAGTTTTTTCGATGATAATTCTATTCGCGATCATCGCAGGATTGGTCCGACAGAACTGGGAGAAAATGTGGGGATTTTTTGCTCAAAGTGGAGCCGCTGCACTTACCATGAATTGTATTTGTATCAGTCTTGGATTTTTGCTCGGCCTACTCTTACGATTAAGCAGGACCCAAGCAGTTACGATCGCATTCGAATTAGGGATCCAAAATGGAACCACAGCACTTTTGGTGACAGGAACAATTTTGCAAGTTCCAACGATGACGGTTGTCCCTATCACTTATAGCCTTCTCATGTTTGTGACCGCACTGGTATTCGGGTTATTTATTTTAAAGAATAGAAGATCCATTTTAGACCAACCTTCTTTAGAAAGAGTAAGCTAAACCTTAGAAATAAAAAACCCCGAAAGAAGTTTCTCTCGGGGTTTTAAACTTTAGAGTTAAGCCTTATATCTTTCGATGAGCATTGAACCTGCAATTCCTCCATGAGCACATGCAGTGAGTAATACTTTATTCGCTTTAGGATCTTCTTGCAGATCCATGATCGCATTATTCACTAAACGAACTCCTGTAGCTCCGAATGGGTGACCGATCGCGATGGATCCTCCATTAGGATTGATCTTCTTCTCATCGAATTTTTTCTCCCAATCCCAACCGGTATCCATTTTTAACTGTTCCATTGCCGCAACCGCAGTGGCAGCATAAGCCTCATGGATCTCTACATAATCCATATCTTCTAATTTCAATTGCAGGTCTTCCAACAGACCTTCTGTGGCAACTGCTTGTCCAAGTCCCATAAGATTCGGATGAACACCTTTCATTCTCCATCCGGAAAGTAGTCCTTCTATCTTTAAGCCAAGAGCTTTAGCTTTTTCAACAGTAGTGATGATCACTCCTGCTGCCCCGTCGGAACGAGGGCTCGCGTTAAAAATGGAAACTGTAGGCCCATGTGTTTTCTTCAGATCTTTACCGTATTTTTTCTTAAAGTCTTCGAACTTACTTTGAGGATTATCGAAAAGAAGCATCGCTCTTCCCATGCGGCTTGGATTTTCTACGAGACCTTTTCTGAGTTCTACAGCCTCGTCTATTTTAAGCATATTCCCTTCTTGGTCTTTTACGGGAATGATAAACTGTTCGTATTTTCCCGACATAGAAGCTTCGTAAGTACGTTTAAATGATTCGAAAGCTACTTTATCTGTGATCTCACGAGATAATTCGTAGTTCTGTGCGAGAATCTCCGCGGTCACCTGCATTCCGTAAGAATTCTCCCCATCATCCAAACCGTCTTCCAAGGTATCTCTAAGCTCCACTCCTTCCGGAAGATTATCTGGAAGAAGTTTATTCAATTTTTCTAATGATCCTGTTTTCTTATTTAGGCGAGCGTTTTTAACTATAAAAGGCATGTCAGTCTGAGATTCTTCCCCGATTACCAGAAAGACTTCTCCTTCTCCCAAAATGATCCTGCGTGCGGCTTCGGAGACGGCTTCTATCCCGGATACACAGTTATTGGAAAGTGTGATGGAAGGAATTTCATCTCTGAGTCCGATCAGATTTGCGATCACGCGGGCGGGATTCGGAGAACTTGGAAAACCTTCTCCCACTATGATCCCGTCTATATCTTCTTTTTTGATCCCACTTTTTTGAATAATACTCTCCGCTACTATCTTTCCCAAATGATGGGCGGGATAAGCTCCTAATCCTTTCGCGATCTGTGCGAATGGAGTTCTTAAAGGTGTGCAAATTGCGAGTTTAGTTTCGAGTTTCATCGTTTTTCTCCTTATTTGTTTTAGAAAAATCACATATGGTGCATATACACTATTTAGACTCCAAAACGAAGAACATTGAAAGCAAAAGAAATAAAAAACCCTGAAGAAGTTTCCTTCTCCAGGGCCTTTATTCAACTCAAGAAACTAAGGATTAACCTTCGAATCTTTCGATGAGCATTGCTCCTGCAATTCCACCGTGAGCACAAGCGGTAAGGACCACTTTTTTAGCTTTAGGGTCTTCTTGAAGGTCCATGATCGCGTTATTCACCAAACGGATACCAGTAGCTCCGAATGGGTGACCGATCGCGATAGATCCACCGTTAGGGTTGATCTTCTTCTCGTCGAATTTTTGCTCCCATTTCCAACCGGTATCTTTTTCGATTTGGACAAGAGCTGCAACTGCAGTAGCTGCAAATGCTTCGTGGATCTCAACGTAGTCTACGTCTTCTATCTTAACTCCGGTGTCTTTAAGAAGTGATTCGGTAGCATAAGCTTGTCCGATCCCCATCAGGTTAGGATCTACACCATACATTTTCCATCCGGAAAGAACTGCTTCGATCTTTAATCCAAGAGCTTTAGCTTTTTCTACAGTTGTTAAGATAACACCAGCTGCTCCATCAGAACGAGGGCTCGCGTTAAAGATAGAAACTGTTGGTCCGTGAGATTTTTTAAGATATTTGGAATACTTAGTTTTGAACTCATCAAATTTCATCTGAGGGTTGTCGAAAAGAAGCATTGCTCTTCCCATACGGCTTGGGTTTTCAACAAGTCCTTCACGAAGTCCAACCGCCTCGTCGATAGTAAGTTCGGTTCCGTCTTCGTCTTTCATTGGGATAATGAACGGAGCGTATTTTCCTGCTTTAGAAGCTTCTAATGCTCTTTTGAAAGATTCGAAAGCTAATTTGTCAGTGATCTCTCTAGAAAGTTCGTAGTTCTGAGCAAGGATCTCAGCAGTTACTTGCATTCCGTAAGAAGTTTCTCCGTCGCCTAGTCCGTCCTCAAGAGTGTCTCTAAGTTCAACACCTTCAGGAAGATTGTCAGGAAGAAGTTTTTTCAGTTTATCCAAAGATCCTGCTTTCTTGTTCAATCTTGCGTTTTTCACAACGAAAGGCATAGAAGTTTGGGACTCTTCTCCGATTACCAGGAAAAGTTCACCTTCTCCGAGAATGATACGACGAGCTGCTTCGGAAAGAGCTTCGATCCCGGATACACAGTTGTTAGAAACAGTGATCGAAGGAACTTCGTCTCTGAGTCCGATTAGGTTAGCGATCACTCTCGCGGAGTTCGGAGCGTTAGAGAAACCTTCTCCAACTACGATTCCGTCGATTTGATCTTTTTTAACTCCACTCTTTGCAATAATGTCTTCAGCCACTATACGACCTAGGTGATGGCCAGGATAGGGTCCTAAAGCTTTCGCAATTTGAGCGAAGGGAGTTCTTCTTGGCGTACAAATCGCCAATTTTTGATCGAGTTTCATTGTCTTTCTCCAGACCTTTTATTTGGTACGTTCATTAGAATAAGATAATATTTCATTTGGAGGCCCCCTCAGGGAATTCAGTGACCCTTGCGAACACTTTCAGCAAATCCTCACCAGGTTTTTTAGGTCTGGACTTGCTTACGGATACTACGAGTAGATCATCCATGGATTCCGCTAAAATTTCTCCAGTTTCGGAGTCGCTGACCTCTTGTCTCATACGGCTCCAAATTTTATCAAAACTATGAATCCAAGTTTGTATCTTAGCTCTTCTGCCTGCGGCGAGAGGTTTACGATAACGGATCTTTCCACCCATATAAAAAAGTGTGGTGTCCATTGCGACCAGATCTTCTAAGCTAAGTCCACATTCTGCGGTAAAATTCCAGCGACCTTCTTCCAATAATCTCCAATAATGAGAAGGATTATAGTCGCCGAATGGATTTCTTTCGCAGTAAAAAAGATCTCTTACTGCAAGTGTACGATCGCAAGATCCTGAAAAAGAAGGTATTGATTCGAATGAAGTGATCAGTTCATCGGAAGGATCTTGGGCTGCGATAAGTTGGAAAGGTTTTCCGTCCTTCTCCGTTCTTGCTAATGTTCTGATCTCTGCGGCAACTTTTCCGTTTGGATCCAAAACTTCTTGGGAGAAGGTTAACAGGCCGTCTTGGCCGGAGCGATAACCAGTGCGTATGGATAATTCAGTGTTTTCCATTTGTTGGGCAAGAAAGCGTATATCCGCCCCGACGGTTTGTAATCGAACCGATTCTTCGATCATTCTTTTCCAAGAATAGCCCGCTTCTTCTAAGATACGATATCTATCCCCTAGACAAGAGTCTTCATAAGTCCTGCTAGTGGTGTGTCTTTGCGTATCTAGATCCGAAAATCTGGTCCTGACTTGATCTTTTTCCGTAACAGACATTTTGAATCGTCCTGACACTAGCTTAGACCCCTGGGAAATCGGGGCAATAAAAAAATACAGAACGTTCGTTCTGGTTTTTTATACGCTAAACCCAAATTCTATTGACGAAACGAGGTTTTTAGGGCAATACTGAAAAAATAACGTATTTAAGCACATGACCGCTCAGAGAAAAAAAAGAGATTCCGGGGCCAGTGTCCGAGAAAGAATTCTAGATACTGCGACAGATCTTTTCTATAAACAGGGATTTTCCAATACCGGAATGAGACAGATTATCCAAGAATCCGGTTCGGTTGCTGCTAGTCTTTACGATCATTTCCCTTCTAAAAAAGAATTAGGCATCGCTTACCTTGCTCGCCAGGAAGAAAAGACTCTTTCCGATCTTGCTTCTCTTATGGAAAGATATCCAGAGGTCCAAGAATTTTTAAGAGCTTGGGTGATCTTGAAAGAAAGACAGATCCGCCATCATGAATTTTTCGGAGATCCGTTTGCAGGTTTTGCAAATCAAGTCATGGATGCGGATCCTGAATATACTGAATTTCTAAAAGGTATCGCTGAGAAATGGACTAAGATGATCCGAGATTATCTGAGCCGCGCGGTTGCTTCCGGGCAATTTTCAAGAGCGATGGATATTCAATATGTTTCCAGAAGAGTATTGATGGCTTACCACGGCTCCATCACTCTTTGGAGAATGACAAAAGATCTGCGCTATATTAGAGAAATGGAAGATAGCTTGAGAGAGATCTTCGAAGATTATACCGCTAAATAGATCGAAATTTATCTCCGGGCTTTGGCCCCGAACTTGATCTTAGAAGCAGATCTATTCCTTTGGGGCTCCTCTATCACATCTCGTAATTCCGTTTTTTCTGCCTGTATAAGTTTTAAAGGGCTCTCAACACTTACCTTACAATCCTGCGTATGTGTTGCGGAGAAGTTAGTAACCGCCAGCATCATCTGGGTCCAAGCAGTCATCGTTTCCGGATTTCTTTTCGCACTTTGTAATCCGTAAATGATCGGGTCTTTCATCTTATCCATAAGATTGCAGGAAGGAAAATAGATCCCCGCTCCCTTCTTCAAAAATCTAGAAACAGGAATAAAAAGAAAATTTCTGATATGGCTCGGCTTTCCTTTAGAAGCCTCTGCAAACTTCAGATAGAGGATCAGATTTTTTTCTGCGAGAGTTTCCGCTTCCTTTATAGAGGCGGGATTTTTTCTCAATATGGAAGAAGATTTCGCAAATCCTCTTTCAATCTCATGCCGGATATGTCGAGCACATAGATGCTGGATCATCTCCCATCCTCCGAGCACGACCGCTTGGGGACGATAATATGCGATCGAATCGTCATTTTCCAGATAGAAATGTCTTCCTTCTTTCTGGTTCAGATCATAATACAAATCCCCTATGATCACACTATTAGATGCGTGTTCCTCGGCGGAATGTCTCAATTCGTCCAAGGCAACCGCATCCGTCAAAGGAACAAAAGAGTCACTTCCCGCCAAAAAATCTAAACAACTTCCGATAAACTCGTGGTGTTCACTGTGCTCCTGGTAAGCGGTTACTTGAGGAGAATTGCAGTTGAATAGAAAGAATAAAGTATTTAGAAAAAAGAAAGTGATGCGAGCCATAATCTGATCGAGCGAGTATTTCACATTCCTTAGATTCTGTCGGTCAAAATCTTAGATCCGGTCCTATAAATATTCGGATTTAGATTGATTATAAAAGCCTTCCGCACTCTTGAAGTCCGGGACAGGATACTCGTTCAAAAATAAATTTCCAGTCTTAGGATTTTAGATTTGAAATAGAAAGATTATATAACTAATGTTCATCCCTCATGAAAGAGAAACCCGGCATTTTTAAGAAGCTCCGTTACCATTTCGATAATTTTATGTCTAGGGGTGGAGGTTCCGTATTCGCAGCATTGATGACCCTATTCTTAGGAGCGTTTATATTCTTATCTTTAATGCGGATCCTTGGAGCGCTTTTATTTCCCGATGAATCCATTAAAGGATCCGGCGACTTTTTATGGAGAGTATTTTTGCAGATCTCGGACGCGGGAGCGGTGGCAGAAGACGGGGAATCCAATTGGTTCAATAAGGTTATCGGTATCATAAGCGTATTTTCCGGTTTAGTTTTATTTTCCAGCTTAGTTGCGTTTATCACGAATCAATTCGATCAAAAGATCCAAGAACTCAGAAAAGGGAAAAGTGAAATTTTAGAATCGGATCATACTTTGATCTTAGGTTTTGGGGTTCGCACGATCGAAATATTAAGAGAATTAATAGAAGCAAACTCTTCCGAATCAGGAAAAACGGCGGTCATACTCGCAGACCGAGATAAGGAAGAAATGGATGATTTTCTTTTCGAAAATTTACAGGATACAAAGACCACAAAAATTATCACCAGATCCGGATTACCTTCGCATCTTCATTCTTTAAAAAAAGTAAATGCCTCCAAAGCGAAAAGTATCATTATCTTAAATCCTTCCGGTTCGGAGGAATCGGAAGAGGGTAAATCTATAGGAGATGCAAAAGTATTAAAGTCCATCATGGCACTTGTCGCATTAAACGGGGAATCCGGACTTCCTCCTATCGTTGCAGAACTTCATGGATCAGAAAATCGTAATATTGCTTCGGATCTTTCCGGATCCGTTCAGGTCATGGATGAAAGAAGTATCCTTTCCAAATTGCTTGTACAAACTTCCAGGACATCCGGTCTTGCGATCGTATATTCGAATCTGGTCGGCTTTGAAGGAAATGAGATCTATTTTTATAAACCGAAGAACGGTTGGAGAGGTTTAAACTATTCTGAAATTTCGTTTAGATTCAAGGAATCGGTTCCGTTAGGTTTCAGAAAGATTAGCGGGGAAATCGTTCTAAATCCGGACCCTGAATATTTACCTGAGAATGAAGAAGATGCGATCATCCTTGCAGAAGATGATTCTAAGATAAAATTCGATGATAAACCTGTTGTCGTAAATGCCGCACTTTCTTATCCAAATACTACTTTGTCCCGGCCTATCGATAAACAATTGATCATCGGTTGGAACTCTAAGAGTAAGATTATAGTGAACGAATATGCTAAATTTTCGTCTCCTGATTCCCAAATTGATCTTCTGATAAATGAATCCAACGAAGAGATCAAATCCGCACTTGCAAAACTAAAACAAAAATATCCTCAGATCAAACTAAGATCCTTGATCGCAAACCTTTCCCAAGAAGGTATTTTGGAGAAACTTTCTCCGGAACAGTATGATTCCGTAATATTCTTAGCCGAGGAGAAGGAAAACATCGAAGAAGTAGACGCAAGAACCATTTCTCTTTTGTTAAGATTTCGCCAATATTTTAAGAAGAAACACCAGGCAGGCGGTAAAAAGGCGGAGACCCAGCTTATTACAGAGATCATGAATTCCGAAAATACGGAATTAGTTTTGGA includes the following:
- a CDS encoding bile acid:sodium symporter family protein, which produces MQSGFLLEIVLPISLFIIMFGMGLSLTLKDFERVALFPKAVLVGLLAQLLLLPFLGFMVATMFHLEPLLAVGLMVLSCCPSGPTSNMYSYLFKGDVALSVTLTALISVIKPFTLPFLTYYSMVYFMGEGKTIDLPIFKTIVQLFVITVLPVGIGMAVKNYSPKFAEGCEKPVKVFSMIILFAIIAGLVRQNWEKMWGFFAQSGAAALTMNCICISLGFLLGLLLRLSRTQAVTIAFELGIQNGTTALLVTGTILQVPTMTVVPITYSLLMFVTALVFGLFILKNRRSILDQPSLERVS
- a CDS encoding thioesterase family protein → MSVTEKDQVRTRFSDLDTQRHTTSRTYEDSCLGDRYRILEEAGYSWKRMIEESVRLQTVGADIRFLAQQMENTELSIRTGYRSGQDGLLTFSQEVLDPNGKVAAEIRTLARTEKDGKPFQLIAAQDPSDELITSFESIPSFSGSCDRTLAVRDLFYCERNPFGDYNPSHYWRLLEEGRWNFTAECGLSLEDLVAMDTTLFYMGGKIRYRKPLAAGRRAKIQTWIHSFDKIWSRMRQEVSDSETGEILAESMDDLLVVSVSKSRPKKPGEDLLKVFARVTEFPEGASK
- a CDS encoding TetR/AcrR family transcriptional regulator — its product is MTAQRKKRDSGASVRERILDTATDLFYKQGFSNTGMRQIIQESGSVAASLYDHFPSKKELGIAYLARQEEKTLSDLASLMERYPEVQEFLRAWVILKERQIRHHEFFGDPFAGFANQVMDADPEYTEFLKGIAEKWTKMIRDYLSRAVASGQFSRAMDIQYVSRRVLMAYHGSITLWRMTKDLRYIREMEDSLREIFEDYTAK
- a CDS encoding thiolase family protein, with amino-acid sequence MKLETKLAICTPLRTPFAQIAKGLGAYPAHHLGKIVAESIIQKSGIKKEDIDGIIVGEGFPSSPNPARVIANLIGLRDEIPSITLSNNCVSGIEAVSEAARRIILGEGEVFLVIGEESQTDMPFIVKNARLNKKTGSLEKLNKLLPDNLPEGVELRDTLEDGLDDGENSYGMQVTAEILAQNYELSREITDKVAFESFKRTYEASMSGKYEQFIIPVKDQEGNMLKIDEAVELRKGLVENPSRMGRAMLLFDNPQSKFEDFKKKYGKDLKKTHGPTVSIFNASPRSDGAAGVIITTVEKAKALGLKIEGLLSGWRMKGVHPNLMGLGQAVATEGLLEDLQLKLEDMDYVEIHEAYAATAVAAMEQLKMDTGWDWEKKFDEKKINPNGGSIAIGHPFGATGVRLVNNAIMDLQEDPKANKVLLTACAHGGIAGSMLIERYKA
- a CDS encoding CASTOR/POLLUX-related putative ion channel → MSRGGGSVFAALMTLFLGAFIFLSLMRILGALLFPDESIKGSGDFLWRVFLQISDAGAVAEDGESNWFNKVIGIISVFSGLVLFSSLVAFITNQFDQKIQELRKGKSEILESDHTLILGFGVRTIEILRELIEANSSESGKTAVILADRDKEEMDDFLFENLQDTKTTKIITRSGLPSHLHSLKKVNASKAKSIIILNPSGSEESEEGKSIGDAKVLKSIMALVALNGESGLPPIVAELHGSENRNIASDLSGSVQVMDERSILSKLLVQTSRTSGLAIVYSNLVGFEGNEIYFYKPKNGWRGLNYSEISFRFKESVPLGFRKISGEIVLNPDPEYLPENEEDAIILAEDDSKIKFDDKPVVVNAALSYPNTTLSRPIDKQLIIGWNSKSKIIVNEYAKFSSPDSQIDLLINESNEEIKSALAKLKQKYPQIKLRSLIANLSQEGILEKLSPEQYDSVIFLAEEKENIEEVDARTISLLLRFRQYFKKKHQAGGKKAETQLITEIMNSENTELVLETGVKDFLISNQFVSKMMAQVSQEPDVMRVYDSLFDPEGSEIYLKPAFLYFEDFPKRVNFADCMLAAQQRKETCFGIRIVSEETDESKGYGVYLIPDKLEFFTFHESDSLIVLSEDQS
- a CDS encoding SpoIIE family protein phosphatase; translated protein: MSLELTFFSFGSLIVCIFTAVLGSFLAAIRNRSKSSSYLAGAFFLLSIHAFAFVIAYSIDSPIAAYHRWLILAVIPAFSCMGQFFFFYPSPIKEKFAFRFLSAQLLVWLAFSLYYIFCTFNKPPIFDFTEQIWTFSLPLENKILGVLVLVYSFLMIFTGIWRSWTASKESNRFTGLFVLFFSLLIFPPVIANSMSRAGLISRTDFLTVYTFFMIPGSFVILVLYINTTSDQTRFLNRITGICLGTFLLILYWIGLASVSRQEDTFDLSKLREAENSIFIKKNGPKTESAARIGTPTKQESNSSPHVGAPTSPDSLKRYPRQSYGYYDSVFPSEAERYFVEGNKEEPRSVLYKFALEDQKYEVKFPYEEYRNFLHTAIRPYFLILFITVLVVLFGFRLFFRGAIWNPLKNLLIGIDKVNQGDLNTKIQVRIQDEIGFLTDSFNGMVSSIREARTALSVYADTLEDQVKDRTSRLTKLLEQQQGDYFLTSLLLKPFGIDTIRNGRVFIESFTRQKKQFVFKEQNHEIGGDLCMSTSLKIGGANCTVFMNADAMGKSIQGAGGAIVLGSVFGAILNRTRLFEDKTLELSPQRWLRSAFLELSKVFEIFEGSMLVTAVLGVIEESTGKTYLVNAEHPSPILYRNGKASLIPTKHFFNRIGLPFDPSATFTVQSFQLKIGDCLFLGSDGKDDLIVGIREDGSKEINENQEAFLSRIEEAKGDLHKIYQDMEEYLTDDISFLKIEYSLSKEPIKMNGQPARLVSKEIN
- a CDS encoding thiolase family protein; this translates as MKLDQKLAICTPRRTPFAQIAKALGPYPGHHLGRIVAEDIIAKSGVKKDQIDGIVVGEGFSNAPNSARVIANLIGLRDEVPSITVSNNCVSGIEALSEAARRIILGEGELFLVIGEESQTSMPFVVKNARLNKKAGSLDKLKKLLPDNLPEGVELRDTLEDGLGDGETSYGMQVTAEILAQNYELSREITDKLAFESFKRALEASKAGKYAPFIIPMKDEDGTELTIDEAVGLREGLVENPSRMGRAMLLFDNPQMKFDEFKTKYSKYLKKSHGPTVSIFNASPRSDGAAGVILTTVEKAKALGLKIEAVLSGWKMYGVDPNLMGIGQAYATESLLKDTGVKIEDVDYVEIHEAFAATAVAALVQIEKDTGWKWEQKFDEKKINPNGGSIAIGHPFGATGIRLVNNAIMDLQEDPKAKKVVLTACAHGGIAGAMLIERFEG